The genomic DNA TCGGCACGGGCCTGCGCGCGGGGATCGGCGGCGGGGACGTCCATGCCGGCGGCGTCCGCCAGTTCCTTCACCGCATCGATGAAGGGCAGACCGCGCTGATCGGTCATCCAGCGGATCGCATCGCCATGCGCGCCGCACCCGAAGCAATGGTAGAAACCCTTCTCGTCGTTGACCGTGAAGCTCGGCGTCTTCTCGTTATGGAACGGGCAGCACGCCTTATACTCGCGCCCCGCCCGGATGAGCTTCACCGACCGGCCGATCAATACGGATAGCAGAGTGCGCGCGCGAAGTTCGTCGAGAAAGGCGGGTGAGAGGGTCACAGTCGCGCCGGACGCGCAATCGCGCTCCCCTCCCGCTCGCGGGAGGGGCTGGGGGAGGGTCTGTCCGTCAAAATCTCTGCGATCCGCACCACAACGCCATCGATATTCGCAAGCACGTCATTGTTCCAGAACCGGATGACCCGATAGCCCTGGCTTCGGAGATAGGCGGCGCGGCGAGCGTCTTCTTCCGATCGCTCCGCATGCTGCCCGCCATCGACTTCGATAATCAATCGCGCGGAGCGAGACACGAAATCGCAAATGAATGGACCGATCGGGAACTGGCGATTGAAGCGGACACCTTCAATTCGGCGAGCGGAAAGATGTCGCCAGAGCAGACGCTCGGCTTCGGTGGCGTTGGCGCGCAATTCGCGGGAGCGGGCCGTCGGGCGCTTGTATCCCTTGTCCAACACGCCCTCCCCCGACCCCTCCCGCAAGCGGGAGGGGAGTCTGATTCAAGACAGCGCTGCTTTCACCAGGCCGCTGGCCTTGCCCATGTCCATGCTGCCGGCGTGGCGCTCTTTCACCAGCGCCATCACGCGGCCCATGTCCTTTACGGACGCGGCGCCGGTCTCGGCGACGATGGCGGCGATCGCGGCCTTCGCCTCGTCCTCGCTCATCTGTTGCGGCAGGAAATCCTCGATCACCGCGACTTCGGCCCTCTCGGCCTCGGCAAGCTCGGCGCGGCCGCCTTTGTCGTACATCTCGATCGATTCGCGGCGCTGCTTGACCATTTTC from Allosphingosinicella indica includes the following:
- a CDS encoding endonuclease domain-containing protein, with the protein product MLDKGYKRPTARSRELRANATEAERLLWRHLSARRIEGVRFNRQFPIGPFICDFVSRSARLIIEVDGGQHAERSEEDARRAAYLRSQGYRVIRFWNNDVLANIDGVVVRIAEILTDRPSPSPSREREGSAIARPARL
- a CDS encoding GatB/YqeY domain-containing protein, with translation MIRDDIKAALVSAMKGGDKSRTATIRLIQSAIKNRDIELRTASAKPDDDVLVTEVLQKMVKQRRESIEMYDKGGRAELAEAERAEVAVIEDFLPQQMSEDEAKAAIAAIVAETGAASVKDMGRVMALVKERHAGSMDMGKASGLVKAALS